The Campylobacter sp. CN_NE2 region TTTTATTCCGCTAAATATCGCAATATCGCTGATTTGCGTTTATTTAGGCGTTACTATAAGTGAGTTTTGATGATTTATCTAGCTTCATCTTCACCCACAAGAGCGCTTATTTTGAAAAATCACGGCATTAAATTTGAGCAAATTTGCACTAAATTTGATGAAAGTGGCATTGATTTTAGCGACCCTTATACCTATGCTTATAAAGTGGCAAATGCAAAAAAAGAGCAATTTTTTAAAATTTACAAAGATATTGACAGAGTGCTTTTTGCCGACAGCTCGGTCGTGGTAAATAACCAAATTTTTGGTAAAGCTAGTAGTGATGATGAGGCTTATACTATGCTAAAAGCACAAAGCGATAACTTTTCAAGCGTTGTTACGGCGATGATTTTTGTTTCAAAAAAGATAAATTTTGTAAATTCAGCTATTACAACATATAAATTTGCTAAATTTAGCGATGATGATTTGCGTGAATACATCGCAAAAAAAGATTATGTCGGCAAAGCAGGAGCTATGACGATAGAAGGTTTTAATAAAAAATATATCATCTCTCAAAGTGGTCTAACCAGCACTGCTATGGGACTAAGCGTTGAAATTTTAAAGAGGTATTTATGGTAAGAGTTTTATTTAGCTTTTTGACACTTTGCATTTTTGCAGCAGGTGGAGTTTTTTTATATTTTTATTCGCAAGTTAGAATAGAATCTAACAGCATTATCGAATATAAACCAAAATTAACCACTAGAATTTACGATAGAAACGGAAATTTAGTCGCAAATATTTTTGATGAAGAAAACAGAGTTTTTGTTAAATATGAAGATATTCCGGGTCGTATCATCGAAGCACTTGTAGCTATCGAAGATACTGCATTTTTCGAGCATGACGGGATAAATTTAGAAGCTATTTTTAGGGCTTTGGTAAAAGATATAAAGGCTATGGCATTTGTCGAAGGTGCTTCTACCATAACTCAACAACTTATCAAAAATATGATTTTAACGAGTGAAAAAAAGATAGATCGAAAAATCAAAGAGATGATTATGGCATTAAAAATCGAAAATGCACTCACCAAAGAGCAAATTTTGGAAAGGTATTTTAATGAAGTATATTTTGGACACCAATACTACGGCATAAAAACCGCCGCTATGGGTTATTTCAAAAAAGAATTAGACGAGCTAAGCTTAAAAGAAACGGCGATTTTGGTTGGTTTGCCAAAAGCTCCAAGCCAGTTTGATCCTACGCGCAATCTAAATTTGTCATTAAGCCGTGCAAACAATGTCGTATCTAGAATGTATGAACTTGGCTGGATAAATAAAGGCGAATATGAAATCGCAATGGCAGAAACTCCTGCCATTTATAACGAAACACTAACGCAAAATAAAGCCCCTTATGTCGTCGATGAAGTCGTCAAAGAAGCTACAAAAATTTTTCCAGATATAAAAACAGGCGGTTATACGATCGAAACTAGCGTGGATTTAAAAACTCAAAGCTTAGCAGAAGAGGCTCTTTCGTTTGGCTACAACGAAATTTTAAAACGAGATAAAGACGCAAATGCTAGTAATGTAAATGGCGCTATAATCGTTACAAATCCAACCAACGGCGAAATTTTAGCTCTCGTTGGCGGGGTTGATTACTCTAAAAGCAACTTTAACAGAGCCACACAATCAAAACGCCAAACGGGATCTAGTTTTAAGCC contains the following coding sequences:
- the maf gene encoding septum formation inhibitor Maf produces the protein MIYLASSSPTRALILKNHGIKFEQICTKFDESGIDFSDPYTYAYKVANAKKEQFFKIYKDIDRVLFADSSVVVNNQIFGKASSDDEAYTMLKAQSDNFSSVVTAMIFVSKKINFVNSAITTYKFAKFSDDDLREYIAKKDYVGKAGAMTIEGFNKKYIISQSGLTSTAMGLSVEILKRYLW
- a CDS encoding transglycosylase domain-containing protein — its product is MVRVLFSFLTLCIFAAGGVFLYFYSQVRIESNSIIEYKPKLTTRIYDRNGNLVANIFDEENRVFVKYEDIPGRIIEALVAIEDTAFFEHDGINLEAIFRALVKDIKAMAFVEGASTITQQLIKNMILTSEKKIDRKIKEMIMALKIENALTKEQILERYFNEVYFGHQYYGIKTAAMGYFKKELDELSLKETAILVGLPKAPSQFDPTRNLNLSLSRANNVVSRMYELGWINKGEYEIAMAETPAIYNETLTQNKAPYVVDEVVKEATKIFPDIKTGGYTIETSVDLKTQSLAEEALSFGYNEILKRDKDANASNVNGAIIVTNPTNGEILALVGGVDYSKSNFNRATQSKRQTGSSFKPFIYQIALDMGYSTMSEIPDVAREFDDGSNKSWTPKNFDKTFTGYITLKEALQKSRNLASINLLHAIGLQRALNKLNEFGFKDVPPALSIAVGSYGISPLEYSSIYSVFAGLGVSTKSKFINSITDKNGKTLVFQPQRKRILQPEQAYLMTTLMKNIVSAGTGTRARVKGIEIAGKTGTSNDSIDVWFCGFTPEIQAIVWYGNDDYKPMRSVEQGGRTAAPVFAKFLESYIEEYPQTKRTFSVPSGVYTRNYAGKSEYYTRTSPLPNE